In one Methylobacterium sp. SyP6R genomic region, the following are encoded:
- a CDS encoding malonyl-CoA decarboxylase, which produces MAAISFLGDLLQSISDRGRGLIAFGRDDPAKASVAEVVKLCEDLISRRGEASGVALARIILDRYESFACSDRHDFLRRVALEFGADHAAVESAIAAYGKAPSRAALGRLHEAAEPRSQELIRRLNLARDGTIALVRMREDLFGLRDAARKADKPDPALAEAVDSLDSDFEHLFASWFNRGFLVLRRIDWTTPAHILEKIIRYEAVHAISGWDDLRRRIEPPDRRCFAFFHPALLDEPLIFVEVALTTGIAAAIAPILAHERQHTATREATTAIFYSISNCQKGLAGITFGNFLIKQVVEDLCREMPALKTFVTLSPVPTFRTWLDRERRSDAPQGLTREDVETLRALDQPDWHADKAKADAVKKALLPAAAYYFLRAKTARGKPIDPVARFHLGNGARLERLNFLGDVSPKGLSQGYGLMVNYLYDLAAIEKNHETYANLGTVSASLTVNRELRQNLPPARAVALAEA; this is translated from the coding sequence ATGGCGGCGATCTCGTTCCTCGGCGACCTTCTCCAGAGCATCTCGGACCGGGGCCGCGGGCTGATCGCCTTCGGCCGCGACGACCCCGCCAAGGCGAGCGTCGCCGAGGTGGTCAAGCTCTGCGAGGACCTGATCTCGCGGCGCGGCGAGGCCTCGGGGGTCGCGCTCGCCCGCATCATCCTCGACCGCTACGAGAGCTTCGCCTGCTCCGACCGTCACGACTTCCTGCGCCGCGTCGCCCTCGAGTTCGGGGCCGACCACGCGGCGGTGGAGAGCGCCATCGCGGCCTACGGAAAGGCGCCGTCCCGCGCCGCCCTCGGCCGGCTGCACGAGGCCGCCGAGCCGCGCTCGCAGGAGCTGATCCGCCGCCTCAACCTCGCCCGCGACGGCACGATCGCCCTGGTGCGGATGCGCGAGGACCTGTTCGGCTTGCGCGACGCCGCACGGAAGGCCGACAAGCCGGACCCCGCGCTGGCGGAAGCGGTCGACAGCCTCGATTCCGATTTCGAGCATCTGTTCGCCTCGTGGTTCAACCGCGGCTTCCTGGTCCTGCGCCGGATCGACTGGACCACGCCGGCCCATATCCTGGAGAAGATCATCCGCTATGAGGCGGTGCACGCGATCTCGGGGTGGGACGACCTGCGCCGGCGGATCGAGCCGCCGGACCGGCGCTGCTTCGCCTTCTTCCACCCCGCGCTCCTCGACGAGCCGCTGATCTTCGTCGAGGTGGCGCTGACCACCGGCATCGCCGCGGCGATCGCCCCGATCCTCGCCCATGAGCGCCAGCACACCGCCACCCGCGAGGCGACGACCGCGATCTTCTACTCGATCTCGAACTGCCAGAAGGGCCTGGCCGGCATCACCTTCGGCAACTTCCTGATCAAACAGGTGGTGGAGGACCTGTGCCGCGAGATGCCGGCGCTGAAGACCTTCGTGACCCTGTCGCCGGTGCCGACCTTCCGCACCTGGCTCGACCGCGAGCGCCGCTCCGACGCGCCGCAGGGGCTGACCCGCGAGGATGTCGAGACCCTGCGCGCCCTCGACCAGCCCGACTGGCACGCCGACAAGGCCAAGGCCGACGCGGTGAAGAAGGCCCTGCTGCCGGCCGCCGCCTATTACTTCCTGCGCGCGAAGACCGCCCGCGGCAAGCCGATCGATCCGGTGGCCAGGTTCCATCTCGGCAACGGCGCGAGGCTGGAGCGGCTGAACTTCCTGGGCGACGTCTCGCCCAAGGGCCTGTCGCAGGGCTACGGCCTGATGGTGAACTACCTCTACGACCTCGCGGCGATCGAGAAGAACCACGAGACCTACGCCAATCTCGGCACCGTCTCGGCCTCGCTCACGGTCAACCGCGAATTGCGCCAGAACCTGCCACCGGCCCGCGCGGTGGCTTTGGCGGAGGCGTGA
- a CDS encoding malonate--CoA ligase translates to MSNHFFDIVRSRLPADPAGKTFLETPEGLHWSYADLVAESGRYAAALVGLGVAPGDRVAVQVEKSPAVIALYLGCVRAGAVFLPLNTGYTPSEIAYFLGDAEPALFVCDPGKRDALNVVAEQAGVAQVGTLDARGEGTMAAEAAGQTGDFADVPRASDDLAAILYTSGTTGRSKGAMLTHDNLSSNALTLVDYWRFTPDDVLIHALPVFHTHGLFVATNTVLMSGAAMVFLPKLDPPLILSLMERATALMGVPTFYTRLLKEPGLTREAAARMRLFVSGSAPLLAETHREWQERTGHAILERYGMTETNMSTSNPYDGDRVAGTVGFPLPGVSLRVVDPETGRAMEADQVGMIEVRGPNVFKGYWRMPEKTAAEFKADGFFITGDLGKVDERGYVHIVGRGKDLIITGGFNVYPKEVETEIDGLPGVLESAVIGVPHPDFGEGVTAVVVPRGADAPSEAAILSALEGRLAKFKLPKRVIVADELPRNTMGKVQKNLLRETHKGLYEG, encoded by the coding sequence ATGTCCAACCACTTCTTCGACATCGTCCGCTCCCGCCTCCCCGCCGATCCGGCGGGCAAGACCTTCCTCGAGACCCCCGAGGGCCTGCACTGGAGCTACGCGGATCTCGTCGCCGAATCCGGCCGCTACGCCGCGGCGCTCGTCGGCCTCGGCGTCGCGCCCGGCGACCGGGTGGCGGTGCAGGTCGAAAAGAGCCCGGCGGTGATCGCGCTCTATCTCGGCTGCGTGCGGGCGGGCGCGGTCTTCCTGCCGTTGAACACCGGCTACACGCCCTCCGAGATCGCCTATTTCCTCGGCGATGCCGAGCCCGCCCTGTTCGTCTGCGATCCGGGTAAGCGCGATGCCCTCAACGTCGTGGCGGAGCAGGCCGGCGTCGCCCAGGTCGGCACCCTCGACGCCAGGGGCGAAGGCACGATGGCGGCCGAGGCCGCAGGTCAGACCGGCGACTTCGCCGACGTACCCCGCGCCTCGGACGACTTAGCTGCGATCCTCTACACCTCGGGCACCACCGGGCGCTCGAAGGGCGCCATGCTGACCCACGACAACCTGTCGTCGAACGCGCTGACGCTCGTCGACTACTGGCGCTTCACGCCGGACGACGTGCTGATCCACGCGCTGCCGGTGTTCCACACCCACGGCCTGTTCGTCGCCACCAACACGGTGCTGATGTCGGGCGCCGCGATGGTCTTCCTGCCCAAGCTCGACCCGCCGCTGATCCTGTCGCTGATGGAGCGGGCGACGGCGCTGATGGGCGTGCCGACCTTCTACACCCGCCTCCTCAAGGAGCCGGGCCTGACCCGCGAGGCGGCGGCCCGCATGCGCCTGTTCGTGTCCGGCTCGGCGCCCTTGCTCGCCGAGACCCATCGGGAGTGGCAGGAGCGGACCGGCCACGCGATCCTTGAGCGCTACGGCATGACCGAGACCAACATGAGCACCTCGAACCCCTATGACGGCGACCGGGTCGCCGGCACGGTCGGGTTCCCGCTGCCGGGCGTGTCGCTGCGGGTGGTCGATCCGGAAACCGGCCGGGCGATGGAAGCGGACCAGGTCGGGATGATCGAGGTGCGCGGCCCCAACGTGTTCAAGGGCTACTGGCGCATGCCGGAGAAGACCGCCGCCGAGTTCAAGGCCGACGGCTTCTTCATCACCGGCGATCTCGGCAAGGTCGACGAGCGCGGCTACGTCCACATCGTCGGCCGCGGCAAGGACCTGATCATCACCGGCGGCTTCAACGTCTACCCGAAGGAGGTCGAGACCGAGATCGACGGGCTGCCCGGCGTGCTCGAATCGGCGGTGATCGGGGTGCCGCATCCGGATTTCGGCGAGGGCGTCACCGCCGTGGTGGTGCCGCGCGGCGCGGACGCGCCGAGCGAGGCGGCCATCCTCTCGGCCCTCGAAGGAAGGCTCGCCAAGTTCAAGCTGCCCAAGCGCGTGATCGTCGCCGACGAACTGCCCCGCAACACGATGGGCAAGGTTCAGAAGAACCTGCTGCGCGAGACGCACAAGGGGTTGTACGAGGGCTGA
- a CDS encoding PhzF family phenazine biosynthesis protein, translated as MTVRFALVDVFHDGAFTGNPLAVVSGGDLDTATMQAMTRWFNLSETAFLLPPTDPGADYQVRIFTLAHELPFAGPTLGACHAWLALGGRPRQDGRIVQQCGAGLVPIRQDRDRLAFAAPRLLREGPVDEATMRDILAVLRLDREQIVEARWADNGPGWVGVMLASAEEVLAVEPVRHYEGRIDIGLVGAHPPGAEAAWEIRTLFSDGTGALVEDPVTGSFNAAVAGWLRETGRAAGPYIAAQGTKLGRRGRIFVDYDGADWIGGRTLTVAEGTLPGAA; from the coding sequence ATGACCGTCCGCTTCGCCCTGGTCGACGTGTTCCACGACGGCGCCTTCACCGGCAATCCGCTCGCGGTGGTGAGCGGCGGCGATCTCGACACCGCGACGATGCAGGCGATGACCCGCTGGTTCAACCTGTCGGAGACGGCGTTCCTGCTGCCGCCGACCGATCCGGGCGCCGATTACCAGGTCCGCATCTTCACCCTCGCGCACGAATTGCCCTTCGCCGGCCCGACGCTCGGCGCCTGCCATGCCTGGCTCGCCCTCGGCGGCCGGCCGCGCCAGGACGGGCGCATCGTCCAGCAATGCGGCGCCGGCCTGGTGCCGATCCGGCAGGACCGGGACCGTCTCGCCTTCGCGGCGCCGAGGCTGCTCCGCGAGGGGCCGGTGGACGAGGCGACGATGCGGGACATCCTGGCGGTGCTGCGCCTCGACCGTGAGCAGATCGTCGAGGCGCGCTGGGCCGATAACGGCCCGGGCTGGGTCGGGGTGATGCTCGCTTCCGCCGAGGAGGTCCTGGCGGTGGAACCGGTCCGCCATTACGAGGGCCGGATCGATATCGGCCTCGTCGGCGCCCATCCTCCCGGGGCGGAGGCCGCCTGGGAGATCCGCACCCTGTTCAGCGACGGCACCGGCGCGCTCGTCGAGGATCCGGTGACCGGCAGCTTCAACGCGGCGGTGGCAGGCTGGCTGCGCGAGACCGGCCGGGCCGCCGGTCCCTACATCGCCGCCCAAGGGACGAAGCTCGGTCGGCGCGGCCGGATCTTCGTCGATTACGACGGCGCCGACTGGATCGGCGGCCGCACCCTCACGGTGGCGGAGGGCACGCTCCCGGGCGCCGCCTGA
- a CDS encoding methyl-accepting chemotaxis protein, which translates to MFKRQSSNDELMHVLGHHAGVGLWDAILHQGDAAHQKSRWTWSQEFRRLLGYASTDDFPDVMQSWSDLLHPDDVDPTFAAFGAALLNVANKGAYDVTYRLKCRDGGYRWFRATGGVVHDPAGKPVRACGSLVDIHVAVEAAEQSKRRAALIDGLIKAFGDNTDTVIHTLSTSASRLQASAGEVASVADRNNRRSADVAGSAEETSTHVDAVAAATEELAATIRELSQQASHTSHLAATAAEKASQTDTLVHALSQAADKIGAVVGMINSLASQTNLLALNATIEAARAGEAGRGFAVVAAEVKALAGQTGRATDEIGAQVAEIRQATGSAVSAIGEIGTTITQLRDTALGMMEAMREQGAATGEIAQSVQQAATGSRSVSGNISDVRKDVGATGEAATAMLHIAQDLGRHTSALTQSIAQFLSGVKAA; encoded by the coding sequence ATGTTCAAGCGCCAGTCCAGCAACGACGAACTGATGCATGTTCTCGGGCACCATGCGGGGGTCGGTCTCTGGGATGCCATCCTGCACCAGGGCGACGCGGCGCATCAAAAGAGCCGCTGGACCTGGTCGCAGGAGTTCCGCCGGCTGCTGGGCTATGCGTCGACGGACGATTTCCCGGACGTGATGCAGTCGTGGAGCGACCTGCTCCATCCGGACGATGTCGATCCGACCTTCGCGGCTTTCGGGGCGGCCCTGCTCAACGTGGCCAACAAGGGGGCCTACGACGTCACCTATCGCCTGAAATGCCGCGACGGCGGCTATCGCTGGTTCCGCGCGACGGGAGGCGTCGTCCACGACCCGGCCGGCAAGCCGGTGCGTGCCTGCGGCTCCCTGGTCGACATCCATGTGGCGGTGGAGGCGGCGGAACAGAGCAAGCGGCGCGCGGCCCTGATCGACGGGTTGATCAAGGCGTTCGGCGACAACACCGATACGGTGATCCACACCCTCTCGACGAGCGCGTCCCGCTTGCAGGCCTCCGCCGGGGAGGTCGCGTCGGTGGCGGATCGGAACAACCGGCGCTCCGCCGACGTGGCGGGATCGGCCGAGGAGACCTCGACCCATGTCGACGCCGTGGCGGCGGCGACGGAGGAGCTGGCGGCGACGATCCGCGAGCTCTCGCAGCAGGCCTCCCATACCTCGCACCTCGCGGCGACCGCCGCCGAGAAGGCGAGCCAGACCGACACCCTAGTTCACGCCTTGTCGCAGGCGGCCGACAAGATCGGCGCGGTCGTCGGCATGATCAACTCGCTCGCCAGCCAGACCAACCTCCTGGCGCTCAACGCGACGATCGAGGCGGCCCGTGCCGGTGAAGCCGGCAGGGGCTTTGCGGTGGTCGCTGCGGAGGTGAAGGCCCTCGCGGGCCAGACGGGCCGGGCGACGGACGAGATCGGGGCACAGGTGGCGGAGATCCGCCAGGCCACCGGCAGTGCCGTCTCGGCGATCGGCGAGATCGGCACGACGATCACGCAGCTGCGCGACACCGCGCTCGGCATGATGGAGGCGATGCGCGAGCAGGGCGCGGCGACCGGCGAGATCGCCCAGAGCGTCCAGCAGGCGGCGACCGGATCGCGGTCGGTCTCCGGGAACATCAGCGACGTCCGCAAGGACGTGGGGGCGACCGGCGAGGCCGCCACTGCGATGCTGCACATCGCCCAGGACCTCGGTCGCCACACCTCGGCCCTGACCCAGTCGATCGCACAGTTCCTGTCCGGCGTGAAGGCGGCTTGA